The sequence ttgtaAAAAGTCGtcatccaaaaaaaaaaaaaaatcttttaaaaaaaaattatttatcactttttttttttttttttcattttttttttttttttttttatattaatacaaaacaatttattttatttatttaattgaattttaaagggatactattattattggtattattattattattttgttgagaAGTTAACATTGGTGAATTATAATAACTAccattatttgtattaaccattggtgaagaatttgaagaacaattattattatttaaattattaccattagtATTACCATTATAAGTACCATTTGTTAAATCGAaatgatttgattttaataatgaaacaaCTTTTGAGAAAACTTTTTCAGCTGCATCTTTACCCCACATAAAGTCCAAATGTTCATAAGAGGGTTCTTCGTGAACCATTACAACTCTATCACGTGGTAAATGAGAGAGGAGGGCTTTAGTATTTGGAAGATTATCACTACCACCATAAAAGAGAGCACATTTTGTTAAGATTTGAGCAGGATGATAACCAGGAATTACACGACCATGATAACGATGAGGTTTCTTTGAGTTTTCATTTGGAGTGATACCCAATAGGATATCATCAAACATTTGGAAACGATTAGTTTGAATGATTTGAAACCAATGTACGACCGATTTAACCGAAGTATAGGAGAAGATATGAGAGTATAACATCTTCTTCTCTTGTTGTGAGATATTCTCGGTTGTCCAACCAAAGAGGAATCTAACTGAAGTATCAATCACACGAACAAATACATCCTTTGGTAAGAAATTTCTCCAAAATATAGTGCTTGGTAACATTGATTTCTTACCAAAGAGAAGGAAAATGAAATCTGGTCTACTTCTAGCCAAACTGTCTATCATTGGGTTACTAAATCCCTTAACGGTTGCAACTGGAGCCAAGGCGATGAAAAGATTAATCTTTTTTGAAATCACAGTATTGGTTGATAGTGCTGCCCATCCTTGTGCTGTACCTTGTGAGAATCCAATATAGGATATCGATGGTGCACCAGTACGTTCACAAATgaaatttacaattgatgGATAATCATAACGTACCAATTCATCCAATGACCAATTCCAAAATCCCTCTTGATTTGGTGTATAGTTGGTATGTTTAAAACTATACTTATTACCACGATTATTACCCAACCAAACATCAAATCCTGCATCTGCCAATATGAATGGTAATGAAT comes from Dictyostelium discoideum AX4 chromosome 2 chromosome, whole genome shotgun sequence and encodes:
- a CDS encoding carboxylic ester hydrolase, whose translation is MGLIIVSILRTIWRWSQLYLTLSILIAERITRFFVTTIFGFVPFKYYFDNISFSKPVSKDATEAEKDLERDAIEMITARGYPVEEHFVTTPDGFILGLHRITGPKQFNTPPDSPPTSPRSNNNNNHNHSRSSNNSNGTSSSSTTTTTTTNRKSKLAQKLQQHVDIDQEIHNSNANTTTTTTTSSGNNNNNNNNMTSTDMMSSASSTSNFSIYNGKPVVVIMHGFMQTSEAWLCRSDPKDSLPFILADAGFDVWLGNNRGNKYSFKHTNYTPNQEGFWNWSLDELVRYDYPSIVNFICERTGAPSISYIGFSQGTAQGWAALSTNTVISKKINLFIALAPVATVKGFSNPMIDSLARSRPDFIFLLFGKKSMLPSTIFWRNFLPKDVFVRVIDTSVRFLFGWTTENISQQEKKMLYSHIFSYTSVKSVVHWFQIIQTNRFQMFDDILLGITPNENSKKPHRYHGRVIPGYHPAQILTKCALFYGGSDNLPNTKALLSHLPRDRVVMVHEEPSYEHLDFMWGKDAAEKVFSKVVSLLKSNHFDLTNGTYNGNTNGNNLNNNNCSSNSSPMVNTNNGSYYNSPMLTSQQNNNNNTNNNSIPLKFN